In one Burkholderiales bacterium GJ-E10 genomic region, the following are encoded:
- a CDS encoding glucosamine--fructose-6-phosphate aminotransferase: MQSAGSSVPEIAPKSLRNRGEPVRTPCRRVPATQKGIESMCGIVGAVAQRDIVRLLVEGLRRLEYRGYDSCGLAVQTRAGIERVRSVARVAELDAQTAARTAQTGIAHTRWATHGAPTTDNAHPHVSYGPRTGTASGRPELPMSRVALVHNGIIENYEALRSELRAAGYEFASETDTEVVAHLIDSLYAGDLLDAVRKAVTRLHGAYAIAVLHAQEPGRIVGARAGSPLVLGLGQNEHFLASDALALAGATDRFVYLQDGDLVDLRADRAVVFDADGNPAHRIEHKLGAVASAVELGPYRHYMQKEIFEQPQAIADTLNEIHAILPARFGEIAESIMPRVDRILILACGTSYYAGCVARYWIEAIAGIPTTVEIASEYRYRRSVPDPDALVVVISQSGETADTLAALRHAQSLGMKHTLAVCNVATSAMVRETEMVFPTRAGTEIGVASTKAFTTQLVGLYLLANALAQAKGRLSPDAEMDAVRNLRHLPAAVQSVLALEPQVIAWAERFARKENALFLGRGLHYPIALEGALKLKEISYIHAEAYPAGELKHGPLALVTEAMPVVTVAPNDALLEKLKSNMMEVRARGGELYVFADADTRIQPAAGMHVIRMPEHYGDLSPILHVVPLQLLAYHTAVARGSDVDKPRNLAKSVTVE, translated from the coding sequence ATGCAATCCGCGGGCTCCTCCGTGCCCGAAATCGCTCCGAAATCGCTCCGAAATCGCGGCGAACCCGTGCGGACCCCATGCCGCCGCGTTCCCGCAACCCAGAAAGGGATTGAATCCATGTGCGGCATCGTTGGCGCCGTCGCGCAGCGCGACATCGTGCGCTTGTTGGTGGAAGGCCTACGCCGGCTCGAGTACCGGGGCTACGACTCCTGCGGCCTGGCCGTGCAGACCCGCGCGGGGATCGAGCGCGTCCGCAGCGTCGCGCGGGTCGCCGAGCTCGACGCCCAGACCGCCGCACGGACCGCACAGACCGGCATCGCCCACACCCGCTGGGCCACCCACGGCGCACCCACCACGGACAACGCCCACCCGCACGTCTCCTACGGCCCCCGGACGGGCACCGCAAGCGGGCGCCCGGAACTGCCGATGTCCCGTGTGGCGCTGGTCCATAACGGCATCATCGAGAACTACGAGGCCTTGCGCAGCGAACTGCGGGCCGCGGGGTACGAGTTCGCCAGCGAAACCGACACCGAGGTCGTTGCCCACCTCATCGATTCCCTCTATGCCGGCGACCTGCTCGACGCCGTGCGCAAGGCGGTGACGCGGCTGCACGGCGCCTACGCGATCGCCGTGCTGCATGCGCAGGAGCCCGGCCGGATCGTCGGCGCCCGCGCCGGCAGCCCCCTCGTCCTGGGACTCGGGCAGAACGAACACTTCCTGGCCTCCGACGCCCTGGCCCTGGCCGGGGCCACCGACCGCTTCGTCTATCTGCAGGACGGCGACCTCGTCGATCTGCGCGCCGACCGCGCCGTCGTCTTCGATGCGGACGGAAACCCGGCGCACCGGATCGAACACAAGCTGGGCGCGGTCGCAAGCGCAGTCGAGCTCGGGCCCTACCGGCACTACATGCAGAAGGAGATCTTCGAGCAGCCCCAGGCGATCGCCGACACGCTCAACGAGATCCACGCCATCCTGCCGGCGCGATTCGGCGAGATCGCCGAATCGATCATGCCGCGCGTCGATCGCATCCTGATCCTCGCCTGCGGAACGAGCTACTACGCCGGCTGCGTGGCGCGGTACTGGATCGAGGCGATCGCCGGCATCCCGACGACGGTGGAGATCGCCAGCGAGTACCGCTACCGCCGATCCGTACCGGACCCCGATGCGCTGGTCGTGGTCATCTCGCAATCGGGCGAGACCGCCGACACCCTGGCCGCCCTGCGGCATGCCCAGTCGCTGGGCATGAAGCACACGCTCGCGGTATGCAACGTGGCGACGAGCGCGATGGTGCGCGAAACCGAGATGGTCTTTCCCACGCGCGCCGGCACCGAGATCGGCGTCGCGTCCACCAAGGCGTTCACGACCCAGCTGGTGGGCTTGTACCTGCTCGCCAACGCGCTGGCCCAGGCGAAGGGCCGCCTGTCGCCGGACGCCGAGATGGATGCCGTCCGCAATCTGCGCCACCTGCCCGCGGCGGTGCAGAGCGTGCTCGCCCTCGAGCCCCAGGTCATCGCCTGGGCCGAACGCTTCGCGCGCAAGGAAAACGCCCTCTTCCTCGGGCGCGGGCTGCACTACCCGATCGCCCTCGAAGGCGCGCTCAAGCTCAAGGAAATCAGCTACATCCACGCCGAAGCCTATCCGGCGGGAGAACTCAAGCACGGCCCGCTCGCCCTCGTCACCGAGGCGATGCCGGTGGTGACAGTCGCCCCCAACGACGCGCTGCTCGAAAAGCTCAAGAGCAACATGATGGAAGTGCGGGCGCGGGGCGGCGAACTCTACGTCTTCGCCGACGCCGACACGCGCATCCAGCCCGCCGCCGGCATGCACGTCATCCGCATGCCGGAGCACTACGGCGATCTGTCGCCGATCCTGCACGTCGTACCGTTGCAATTGCTGGCGTACCACACCGCCGTAGCGCGAGGAAGCGACGTGGACAAGCCGCGGAACCTGGCGAAGTCGGTGACGGTGGAGTGA
- a CDS encoding glutamate synthase [NADPH] large chain (Nadph-gogat) encodes MDGLHPGLVRAGIGKRTVGKICPAGPFDIAGIGVEQIARMPDRVQRFQAAKTAPANMPLG; translated from the coding sequence ATGGACGGACTGCACCCAGGCCTCGTACGCGCCGGGATCGGCAAACGGACCGTAGGGAAGATATGTCCAGCCGGTCCCTTCGACATCGCCGGCATCGGCGTCGAACAGATCGCGCGCATGCCGGACCGGGTCCAGCGGTTCCAGGCGGCAAAGACGGCCCCGGCGAACATGCCGCTCGGGTGA
- a CDS encoding phage associated protein, which yields MKKRAPLTDAEGEVRELTAEDFRHFKPAADVLPPAVARKLGVRGPQKAPTKDRITIRLSRDVVDRFRETGDGWQTRIDAALKDWLKRHKPA from the coding sequence ATGAAAAAACGCGCTCCGCTGACTGACGCCGAAGGTGAGGTCAGGGAATTGACGGCGGAGGACTTCCGCCATTTCAAGCCGGCTGCGGATGTGTTGCCGCCTGCGGTAGCACGCAAGCTTGGGGTACGCGGCCCGCAAAAGGCCCCGACAAAAGACCGAATCACAATCCGTTTGTCGCGGGACGTCGTCGACCGTTTTCGTGAAACCGGTGACGGGTGGCAGACCCGCATTGATGCTGCCCTGAAGGATTGGCTCAAGCGCCACAAGCCAGCTTGA
- a CDS encoding FAD-dependent pyridine nucleotide-disulfide oxidoreductase, giving the protein MKAHQEPTGSHAAAGAAHEIETDALIIGAGPVGLFQVFELGLLEIKAHVIDSLAHVGGQCVELYPDKPIYDIPAVPVCTGRELTDSLLKQIEPFGAQFHLGRTVTKVERREDGRFLVETSRNDRFLARTVFIAAGVGAFESRPLRLPNIEQFVDKQLFYRVRNPADFAGKDIVIAGGGDSALDWALNFVQEGPNQAGSVILVHRRDGFRAAPASVAKMHELCEQMQMQFLVGQITDYEVKGERLSAIKVTGGDGVTRVVPMDALLVFYGLSPRLGPIANWGLGIERKQIVVDTEKFETNVPGIFAVGDINIYPGKKKLILSGFHEAALAAFAAARYVFPEKHIHLQYTTTSPKLHKVLGVETPVFD; this is encoded by the coding sequence ATGAAAGCTCATCAGGAACCTACGGGAAGCCACGCCGCGGCCGGAGCGGCACACGAGATCGAAACCGACGCCCTCATCATCGGCGCCGGGCCGGTCGGATTGTTCCAGGTATTCGAATTGGGGCTGCTGGAGATCAAGGCGCACGTCATCGATTCGCTGGCCCACGTCGGCGGACAGTGCGTCGAGCTCTACCCCGACAAGCCGATCTACGACATTCCCGCCGTGCCGGTCTGTACCGGTCGCGAACTGACCGATTCGCTGCTCAAGCAGATCGAGCCGTTCGGCGCCCAGTTCCATCTCGGACGCACCGTCACCAAGGTCGAGCGCCGGGAGGATGGCCGCTTTCTGGTGGAAACCTCGCGCAACGACCGCTTCCTTGCCCGTACGGTGTTCATCGCGGCGGGGGTCGGCGCGTTCGAGTCGCGCCCGCTGCGCCTGCCGAACATCGAGCAGTTCGTCGACAAGCAACTGTTCTACCGGGTCCGGAATCCGGCCGATTTCGCCGGCAAGGACATCGTGATCGCGGGCGGCGGCGACTCGGCGCTGGACTGGGCCTTGAACTTCGTGCAGGAAGGCCCGAACCAGGCCGGCAGCGTGATCCTGGTGCACCGGCGGGACGGGTTCCGCGCCGCGCCCGCGAGCGTGGCGAAGATGCACGAGCTGTGCGAGCAGATGCAGATGCAGTTCCTGGTCGGCCAGATCACCGATTACGAGGTGAAGGGCGAGCGCCTGTCGGCGATCAAGGTGACGGGCGGCGATGGCGTGACCCGTGTCGTGCCGATGGATGCGCTGCTGGTGTTCTACGGCCTGTCGCCGCGGCTGGGGCCGATCGCGAACTGGGGTCTCGGCATCGAGCGCAAGCAGATCGTCGTCGACACCGAGAAGTTCGAGACCAACGTCCCCGGGATCTTCGCGGTGGGCGACATCAATATCTACCCGGGCAAGAAGAAGCTCATTCTCTCGGGCTTCCACGAGGCGGCGCTCGCGGCGTTCGCGGCGGCGCGCTACGTGTTCCCGGAGAAGCACATCCACCTGCAGTACACCACGACCTCGCCCAAGCTGCACAAGGTGCTGGGCGTCGAGACGCCGGTCTTCGACTGA
- a CDS encoding putative Acyl-CoA N-acyltransferase, whose amino-acid sequence MQSVHLSADPLLFAIVDNATERALGVAGYLRITPNAGTIEIGHLHFSPLLQRTAMATEALFLMMREAFALGYRRLEWKCNSLNQPSRRAAQRLGFRFEGIFRQAAVVKGRNRDTAWFSIIDGEWPALHAAIERWLAPENFDRDGRQRVSLTSLTEAANRTPGT is encoded by the coding sequence GTGCAGTCCGTCCATCTCTCCGCCGATCCGCTGTTGTTCGCCATTGTCGACAACGCAACCGAACGCGCGCTCGGTGTGGCGGGGTACCTGCGGATCACGCCCAACGCCGGCACGATCGAGATCGGGCATTTGCATTTCTCGCCGCTGCTGCAGCGTACCGCGATGGCGACGGAGGCGCTGTTCCTGATGATGCGCGAGGCGTTCGCCCTCGGGTACCGCCGACTGGAGTGGAAGTGCAATTCGCTCAACCAGCCATCGCGCCGCGCCGCGCAACGCCTCGGCTTTCGCTTCGAAGGCATCTTCCGACAGGCAGCCGTCGTCAAGGGCCGCAATCGCGATACCGCTTGGTTCAGCATTATCGACGGAGAATGGCCCGCGCTGCATGCCGCCATCGAGCGCTGGCTGGCCCCTGAAAACTTCGATCGCGATGGCCGACAGCGCGTCTCCCTGACGTCGCTCACGGAAGCGGCCAACCGCACGCCAGGAACGTAG
- a CDS encoding integral membrane protein gives MFPLPPGTQLLLWMNVGTFLLDYLLGGTLSTSLALWPIGSRAFGAPGFMPWQLVTYSFFHAGFMHIFLNMLGLVMFGGDVERVWGRNRFLTYYFVCVISAGLTQLLFTWFTGSLEPTIGASGGVFGILLAFGLLFPRRIVMLIFPPIPMPAWLFVTIFGVIELFQGVVGTQAGVAHFAHLGGMLGGWLLMKFGGGRGRGRRY, from the coding sequence ATGTTTCCGCTCCCCCCCGGTACGCAACTACTGTTGTGGATGAACGTGGGCACGTTCCTCCTCGACTATCTGCTCGGCGGGACCCTGAGCACCAGTCTCGCGCTGTGGCCGATCGGTTCCCGCGCGTTCGGCGCACCCGGCTTCATGCCCTGGCAGCTCGTCACGTACAGCTTCTTCCATGCCGGGTTCATGCACATCTTCCTCAACATGCTCGGCCTCGTCATGTTCGGAGGCGACGTCGAGCGCGTCTGGGGGCGCAACCGGTTCCTGACGTATTACTTCGTCTGCGTGATTTCGGCCGGGCTGACGCAGTTGCTCTTCACCTGGTTCACCGGTTCGCTGGAGCCCACGATCGGCGCGTCCGGCGGTGTGTTCGGAATCCTGCTCGCATTCGGGTTGTTGTTCCCCCGGCGCATCGTGATGCTGATCTTCCCGCCCATTCCGATGCCGGCCTGGCTGTTCGTGACGATCTTCGGCGTGATCGAATTGTTCCAGGGGGTCGTCGGCACGCAGGCCGGGGTCGCCCATTTCGCCCACCTGGGCGGAATGCTGGGAGGCTGGCTGCTGATGAAGTTCGGCGGCGGTCGCGGGCGCGGTCGCCGCTACTGA
- a CDS encoding periplasmic sensor signal transduction histidine kinase (Precursor) has translation MTRRAGIWAVLLAISAAAGWYGRAPRAMPERADYLCAPFARAVAFGTGLQAAMQYEVLPFRSAWLVAPRRECARFLLQWAADARE, from the coding sequence ATGACCCGCCGCGCCGGCATCTGGGCCGTCTTGCTCGCGATCAGCGCCGCGGCCGGCTGGTACGGCCGAGCCCCGCGGGCCATGCCCGAACGTGCCGACTACCTGTGCGCTCCGTTTGCGCGCGCCGTCGCGTTCGGAACCGGATTGCAGGCCGCCATGCAGTACGAGGTCCTGCCGTTCCGCTCGGCGTGGCTCGTGGCGCCCCGCCGGGAATGTGCCCGGTTCCTGCTGCAGTGGGCCGCCGATGCTCGGGAATGA